In the Rana temporaria chromosome 4 unlocalized genomic scaffold, aRanTem1.1 chr4s, whole genome shotgun sequence genome, one interval contains:
- the LOC120921799 gene encoding uncharacterized protein LOC120921799, with protein MASDNQTWRNTKLQEEIKENWKARKYTKRRKFIISGLLFPLMTFFFIKTYLTFSSSAEDNKTETLHKRDLQLSRNKRHFPRYSDFDTSNDIYGYACIGYGVTCCMSFYFFHSNTIEIHARIESKTKFTKMQGSYVHSNTTGTYECNLTDMGFWVIVIKGNETTAWTGDVTNVKVHTPSVGGSKTDIWFQTQYYLQFVDPEHLQITGDEKGDVTRVWDFQMTRSLALVKVKVMITVVDLIIPDIKVSPQSLKIEEGKDNLTLMCTTQIELPQNSLLTWKRNSELLGSLFYSSASIIRKGNFGNLDWKNNSLIFHHTNPNLNDSGIYECCLSLENYPMKCDIANVAVLSPEKTKCTNGKFIPASPFQINHFQSRHLLREGRFVIILWKFNISEWKISSRYPQCQEYLVNMELGIDKWFGTNSKNNSRNKRGIAEGILGGIGIVGSITNSMDITTLKSDLETSGLVGSKSIKVQRNLNQILENMVMKIATVIGPSIIHLQNITLDLMKSEQHSHIARTCLEIQTEYSTNFKITAQAFQSGITPLGVLQSLHNEYVFAKNHTDLWVNKWVGCNQHECFSTSMIPIAGKEQMLVPITVLGLPVSDTQLLYYQLQYTDFALDSNFSEPEQLDLSSCLHFQSKIICLPKQDKGIFHSCFHNHSLCTARIERVKTAFDLVTSVGKKKVCFQVMTSTETVKAFFLSCTQTEILKRGLYCIDGDLTGISINGIRVNLTNILMRDVGALPVQYNISQVDEFPWKEWADIIQKDKGLLIALSEELHKADIVFKHEQGKLKVIEHEWSALSSNSFWANFKKTISVWGNTSVVTAAGNILLHPIVIIFIIMVLCILFQVCIMIKMKQFYKLLKKEMKKGEEIMTSILTRRITSGLTDPMVNCGTSGATDSKCV; from the coding sequence ATGGCATCTGATAACCAAACATGGAGGAACACAAAACTccaagaagaaataaaagaaaattggaaagcaagaaaatacacaaaaaggAGAAAATTCATTATCTCAGGACTCCTTTTTCCATTAATgacatttttcttcataaaaactTACTTGACTTTTTCCAGTTCAGCAGAAGATAACAAGACTGAGACCCTGCATAAAAGAGATTTGCAGCTATCCAGAAATAAGAGACACTTTCCAAGATACAGTGACTTTGACACAAGCAATGACATATATGGATACGCTTGCATAGGATATGGGGTTACTTGTTGCATGAGTTTTTACTTTTTCCATAGCAACACCATTGAAATTCACGCCAGAATAGAATCCAAGACAAAGTTCACAAAAATGCAAGGATCATATGTACATAGTAATACAACTGGTACATATGAGTGTAATCTAACAGATATGGGATTCTGGGTTATAGTTATAAAAGGAAATGAGACTACAGCTTGGACTGGGGATGTAACTAATGTTAAGGTACATACTCCTTCTGTGGGAGGATCCAAAACTGATATTTGGTTTCAAACACAATATTATTTACAGTTTGTAGATCCTGAACATTTACAAATTACAGGAGATGAAAAAGGAGATGTAACTCGAGTATGGGATTTTCAAATGACAAGAAGTTTAGCTCTAGTCAAAGTGAAGGTGATgattactgttgtggatttaattaTTCCAGACATAAAAGTATCGCCACAATCTCTTAAAATAGAAGAAGGAAAGGATAATTTAACTTTGATGTGTACTACGCAAATAGAATTACCTCAGAATTCACTATTAACCTGGAAGAGAAATAGTGAGTTGTTGGGCAGTCTTTTCTATAGCTCAGCTAGCATAATACGTAAGGGCAATTTTGGTAATTTAGATTGGAAGAATAATAGTTTGATTTTTCATCACACTAATCCAAATCTAAATGACTCAGGTATATATGAGTGTTGCCTATCATTGGAAAATTATCCTATGAAATGTGATATTGCAAATGTTGCAGTTTTATCCCCTGAAAAAACGAAATGTACTAACGGAAAATTTATTCCCGCCAGTCCTTTTCAAATTAATCATTTCCAATCCAGACATCTTTTAAGAGAAGGACGCTTTGTGATTATACTTTGGAAATTTAACATTTCTGAATGGAAAATTTCATCAAGGTATCCTCAGTGTCAAGAGTATCTAGTTAATATGGAATTGGGTATTGATAAATGGTTTGGAACTAATAGTAAAAACAACAGCAGGAATAAACGAGGTATTGCAGAAGGAATCCTCGGAGGAATTGGAATTGTTGGAAGTATTACCAATAGTATGGATATTACTACATTAAAATCTGATCTAGAAACATCAGGTTTAGTGGGAAGTAAAAGTATCAAAGTTCAGAGAAATTTAAATCAAATATTAGAAAATATGGTAATGAAGATAGCAACAGTTATAGGTCCATCTATTATCCATTTACAAAATATTACTTTGGATTTAATGAAAAGTGAACAACATTCTCACATAGCCAGAACGTGTCTAGAGATACAGACAGAGTATTCCACCAATTTTAAAATAACAGCTCAAGCATTCCAAAGTGGAATAACTCCTTTAGGAGTTTTACAAAGTTTACATAATGAGTATGTATTTGCAAAGAATCATACAGATTTATGGGTAAATAAATGGGTAGGATGTAATCAGCATGAATGCTTTAGTACCTCAATGATTCCTATAGCTGGGAAAGAACAAATGTTGGTTCCAATTACAGTCTTAGGATTGCCAGTAAGTGATACTCAATTGTTATATTATCAATTGCAGTATACAGATTTTGCTTTGGATAGTAATTTTTCAGAACCAGAACAACTTGACCTATCTTCATGTTTACATTTTCAATCTAAAATAATCTGTTTGCCTAAGCAGgacaaaggaatttttcattcttGTTTCCATAATCATTCGTTATGTACGGCTAGAATTGAAAGAGTAAAAACAGCTTTTGACTTAGTTACTTCAGTAGGTAAAAAGAAGGTTTGTTTTCAAGTTATGACTAGCACTGAAACAGTTAAAGCTTTTTTCCTATCCTGTACACAAACAGAAATCCTGAAACGAGGATTATATTGTATAGACGGAGACCTTACAGGAATCAGTATAAATGGAATTAGAGTCAATTTGACTAATATTCTTATGAGAGATGTGGGTGCTCTTCCTGTACAATATAATATATCTCAAGTAGATGAATTCCCATGGAAAGAATGGGCAGACATCATACAAAAGGATAAGGGCTTATTAATTGCTTTATCTGAAGAACTTCATAAAGCAGATATAGTATTTAAGCATGAGCAAGGAAAGTTAAAAGTAATAGAACATGAATGGTCAGCGTTATCATCAAATTCTTTCTGGGCGAATTTTAAGAAAACTATATCAGTTTGGGGAAACACTTCAGTAGTTACTGCAGCAGGAAATATATTATTGCATCCaatagttattatttttattattatggtgTTATGCATATTATTTCAAGTCTGTATAATGATTAAGATGAAACAGTTTTACAAATTACTtaagaaagaaatgaaaaaaggTGAAGAAATCATGACAAGTATTCTTACTCGGAGAATCACATCTGGCTTAACTGATCCGATGGTAAACTGTGGTACATCTGGAGCAACTGATTCAAAATGTGTGTGA